In one window of Arthrobacter pascens DNA:
- the manD gene encoding D-mannonate dehydratase ManD: protein MKITDARVVVSSPGRNYVTLVIETEDGIIGIGDATLNGRELSVASYLSEHLCPLLIGRDARRIEDAWQYFYKGAYWRRGPVTMTAIAAIDVALWDIKGKAAGMPVYELLGGAAREGVMVYGHASGSTLEDLSADFQHHLDLGYKAIRAQAAVPGLEKTYGIAPVDGKLYEPASGNVPQEDTWETTAYLDFAPKMMAHMREQFGYGVHVLHDVHHRLTPIEAGRLGASLEQYRPFWIEDPTPAEDQSAFRLIRQHTTTPIAVGEVFNSIWDCQQLITERLIDYIRTSVSHAGGITHLRRIFSLADLYGVRSGSHGAGDLSPASFAAALHVDMSISNFGIQEYMGHREPANEVFTTSYTFNDGYMHPGDAPGIGVEFNEEAAARYPFDPKYLPVNRRLDGSVHDW from the coding sequence GTGAAGATCACCGACGCACGGGTAGTGGTTTCGTCGCCCGGACGGAACTACGTCACGCTCGTTATTGAAACCGAGGACGGCATCATCGGCATCGGCGACGCCACCCTGAACGGGCGCGAGCTGTCCGTGGCGTCCTACCTGTCCGAGCACCTCTGCCCGCTGCTGATCGGCCGCGACGCACGCCGCATCGAGGACGCGTGGCAGTACTTCTACAAGGGTGCCTACTGGCGCCGCGGGCCGGTGACGATGACCGCGATTGCCGCCATCGACGTCGCCCTGTGGGACATCAAAGGCAAGGCCGCTGGCATGCCTGTGTACGAACTCCTCGGCGGCGCCGCCCGGGAGGGCGTGATGGTCTATGGCCACGCAAGCGGCTCCACCCTGGAGGATCTCAGTGCCGACTTCCAGCATCACTTGGACCTCGGCTACAAGGCGATCCGCGCCCAGGCCGCCGTGCCGGGCCTGGAAAAGACCTACGGAATCGCGCCCGTGGACGGCAAGCTCTACGAGCCAGCCAGCGGCAACGTCCCGCAGGAGGACACCTGGGAGACGACGGCGTACCTGGACTTCGCGCCGAAGATGATGGCCCATATGCGTGAACAGTTCGGCTACGGCGTGCATGTCCTGCACGACGTGCACCACCGGCTGACGCCCATTGAGGCCGGGCGACTCGGCGCCTCACTCGAGCAGTACCGGCCCTTCTGGATTGAGGATCCCACGCCGGCGGAAGACCAGTCGGCATTCAGACTGATCCGCCAGCACACCACCACACCCATTGCGGTGGGGGAGGTGTTCAACTCCATCTGGGACTGCCAGCAGCTTATTACCGAACGCCTGATCGACTACATCCGCACCTCTGTTTCTCATGCGGGCGGCATCACGCACCTGCGCAGGATCTTCTCCCTCGCGGACCTGTACGGTGTGCGTTCGGGCTCCCACGGTGCAGGCGATCTGTCCCCGGCGTCGTTCGCGGCGGCCCTGCACGTGGATATGAGTATCTCGAACTTCGGCATCCAGGAATACATGGGGCACCGGGAGCCGGCCAACGAAGTCTTCACAACGTCCTACACCTTCAACGACGGCTACATGCACCCCGGGGACGCCCCCGGGATTGGTGTGGAGTTCAACGAGGAAGCTGCCGCCCGCTACCCCTTCGACCCGAAATACCTTCCCGTCAACCGGCGGCTCGACGGATCGGTGCATGACTGGTGA